The Alnus glutinosa chromosome 3, dhAlnGlut1.1, whole genome shotgun sequence nucleotide sequence GTCAGGACTGATCTCATCACTGATGGAAACAAAGGTTCCTTCCACTCCATTATCATGATCATCTGAGATATCCGGATTTGAGTTAAGAGCTTGTACTTTGTTATCAGGGCAGTCAGAAATGGATGAACGACTCTCTAAGTTTTCTGAGATATCCGGATTTGAGTTAAGAGCTTGTACTTTTTTATCAGGGCAGTCAGAAATGGATGACCGACTCTCTAAGTTTTCTGTTGCCCGACCTAGATGGCTGAcattgttttctcttttgggaGACCACGTGTTTGAATTGACCTTCTGAATTTTGCCACAGGCAGAAAACCTCATCTGTGCAGTTACGAATTTGTCTTCCCAGGCCCTTCCAGGACTGGCAATGGGAGACAAGTTGTACTcaggaagagagagaatcctCCCCAAGGTTTTAGGTACCTGTTTGCTTGAGAAATCTACACCTTCATCCCCGTTGCTCAGCATCTCAGAGAGATGTTTCTTGGCTTCAGTGTAGATAGTAGATACCATTTGTTTGGGATAACCATCAGTTTCATGTTCCAGACCTATTTCAGAATCTTTCAATTTGCCAGTCTTGCCTCCTTTCTTGGCACCAATGGCAGGACTAACAGTTCTTTCCATATAGAATTGATCCTTACTTGGAGAAATTTCCCCAGTGTCTTCCTTATCAATCCCTGTGTCACGATCTCCCAAACTTTGAAGTTTATGAGGAATATTATTAGAAACAGAAATAGTAGAGATTCCATGCCACTCCTTTCCCATGGCACTTTTcaactttcttttaatttcagcAAGAAAAAAATGTGTACCAACTCTCTCAGTAGACCCTTTATCTCCAACCATGTAATGAGGTTCTCGTGATGAGCCAATACTATTTTCAGTTTCAGAATTCTGCAAGCCTGCCGGTCCAGGCTTCAAAATAACAATTCTATTAGGAGCTTCAGAATTCTCATTTAGTTTCGATGGGTTTCTTTGCTGGGACTTGACCTTTCTCCTGAAGAAGTTACGCTGCTGCTTACAATTGACAAGCTCCTCAGATTGTCTTAAACTACCAAGCTCCACTTCTGGCAAGTTGGATTCTGGAAGAGACTTGGGTTCTTTGCCTTTCTCAACCAGACCATCCTGCAAGTTTAGAACATATTTCGCCAACAGAGAGTTAGGATCTTgtattaatttcaaaaacaattCCTCATCAGAACTTAAAATCTCACGTGCACCAATCAGTTCTTTGGTGCGGTGGATTTTCCCATTTTCTTTGAGATGTTTTGCCTTGAACTCCTTGATTGCCTCATTCAATCTGTCAAAATCACAATGCGTCTGGTTTGATTGCGCTTGAACTTCATCATCCTGGTCATGcttcaaataatttaaactcTTTTGATGGACCCAATGACAGAACTCTTCCATCATTCCATCTATAACAATATTGTCTACTGATTGTTTCTCTAAATTCTGATTAATAGAGCATTCAGAGTCCAAGTTTTTAGCAGCACTCAAGTCATGATTGTCCATATCACGGCTTTTCTTGCGagtcttttttgttcttttgttctcTGTCTTTATGTTACCTTCATGTCCTGACTTGTTCAGTTTTGTTTCTACTTCAGCATTGATATTCTCCTTTTTTAGGTCCTGCTCACTG carries:
- the LOC133863022 gene encoding uncharacterized protein LOC133863022, whose protein sequence is MAKKSQRRPVRYEKDQSGCMWGLISIFDFRQGRSTRRLLSDRKLGGRHAVGAGHSVNKFEVLTNLVENHQGTLDGEGSMTAIVTTNAGKPSMKKLIEEEMFSEQDLKKENINAEVETKLNKSGHEGNIKTENKRTKKTRKKSRDMDNHDLSAAKNLDSECSINQNLEKQSVDNIVIDGMMEEFCHWVHQKSLNYLKHDQDDEVQAQSNQTHCDFDRLNEAIKEFKAKHLKENGKIHRTKELIGAREILSSDEELFLKLIQDPNSLLAKYVLNLQDGLVEKGKEPKSLPESNLPEVELGSLRQSEELVNCKQQRNFFRRKVKSQQRNPSKLNENSEAPNRIVILKPGPAGLQNSETENSIGSSREPHYMVGDKGSTERVGTHFFLAEIKRKLKSAMGKEWHGISTISVSNNIPHKLQSLGDRDTGIDKEDTGEISPSKDQFYMERTVSPAIGAKKGGKTGKLKDSEIGLEHETDGYPKQMVSTIYTEAKKHLSEMLSNGDEGVDFSSKQVPKTLGRILSLPEYNLSPIASPGRAWEDKFVTAQMRFSACGKIQKVNSNTWSPKRENNVSHLGRATENLESRSSISDCPDKKVQALNSNPDISENLESRSSISDCPDNKVQALNSNPDISDDHDNGVEGTFVSISDEISPDGVVEIVKVTEIVVHEEISVLNAPPDPSSSSMIRDDQNADTSEICDDKGYCESLKQESHEEKQVPSSPSVSPSSSLINKKIENLESAVDIPERPSPVSVLELLFTEDDISPTKSISRSVELALQPLQLQFEEHDDSAANQVHCAKTCMEDKELIFEYVKAVLQVSGLNWDEVCVKCLTSDQLLDASLCGEVDFFSNQLCYDRKLLFDCINEVLLEVCQHHFGCCPWVSFIKPSIRPVQNMKNATQEVWGGVNWHLIPLPLPHTLDQIVRKDMARMGAWMDLCFDADAIGVEMGEAILEDLMEDIVLGCVNRSTESEYTADPSENSSSINL